The window GCTGGTGACATTAGCTCAATTATGTGTCTAGATACTTTAGTTTCACCGGAAAGCTGCTATTCCTCCTCTCCTTCAGTATAATATTATTGCCATTCACGACTACCCCTGCTGGTGGATCCTTTGTGCTTTTGGTCCGGAGAAGGTTGGTGTTACATAAACCTAGCTATAAACTGGATGTGATTTTGTGTTTCTGTGAGCACCTTCATGCAACTACGTGCTACATACACTCATGTTACTTATGTTAGCTAGTAAACTGGATTTTCTTTGCTCTTTCATCAATATGATTTTTTGTTTTGTTTTTTGAGAAGGTTTTCATCAATATGATTGAGGGTGATAATAGTGTACGCGCGAGTTGTTTGACGTTCTTTTAATTTTGTTTCTATTTTTCAGATATGAAAATAAGAAAATTTAACATTAAATAAGCACAACATTATGTAATATATATTTGATTAGGAGACTATGAAGGATCTGACACCCAAATTAGTTCTGAAAATTAAAGCTTTCTGAAGGATCTGTTTCACCGTTCTAAACTAGAGGTTGTATATAGAATATCCCTTACTAATGCGCTCCATAAACCATGAAAATTCAATTTCTAACAAAACAACAACACCATGCATGCTAATTAATAAATATGAAGTGTAGATTTAGTTAAGATAAAAATTCCTCCGTATCTTTTGGAGTGAGAACCCGGACCCGGCCTAGGGCTCAATTAGGCAGTGACGTCTCCCCCTCCGGCGGAAACGACGCTCGTGGCGCTTTGAAGGAGCGTGCACATCGGTTGTGCAAGGCTGCATTGGTGGTCTAAGGGCCTGGTTGCGGTTGTTGAAGGTGGCGATATGGCATGGGGTCATGAAGTAGGCCGTGTAGATTGCAGTGAGAGGGCTGTTTCTAATTCGGATTTGGCGGCGGCTTGACTCAGTGTCGTCTTCGTTTAGAGAACTTTCAAAGGCAGCGGAGATTTGGAGAAATGCTGCGAAAGACTGATTCATAGGCAAAGTACGTAGCTAGTTAATTTGTATAAATCTCTTTTGGATCTAGGTTGGTTGGAGAAAAGGGCTACGACGGTTTCACTAGCGACACTTGGTGGGGGCGGCATGTCGGTAGCGACTATGTGGCTTAGGGTTGAAGAACCACCAAATTGATGTGGTGGTGGCCCTTTTTTGTAAGAAAGGTATACCGAAATGGTCTTAGCTAGGCCTTGATTCAATGAGCTGTGGTACTTTGGTTCAGTCATATAGGTTATTTGCTTTTTAGGCCATAATAAGTCTATTTTAAATATTAGTTCTTTTTGGTAAATCGTAGTTTTCTTTTGAATTGGAGATCTTCGAGTTTGACCTTATCTATGTTGCGGACGAAACGTGTTTTTGGTCTAAAACCAAGTCCAGCATGGATTAAGCCCAATGTGACAGTTTATAAGAGCTTTTCTCCCAAAAAGAAATAACAAACAGAACCCTAGCAGATCGCTTTAGGGTTTCAGCAACAATCGCCAAGAGGAAACGAAACATGGCCTACAAGGAGCATCAATTAGTCCCATCGGATGGCGGCGTTGCTGAACGACCTCGTTTCATCTGCGCCGTTCAAGACGTCATCGAGGAAATACTACCCCGGCTCCCGGTTAAATCTCTACTGCGATTCCGGTGTGTATGCAAGTCATGGCGCGCTTTAATCTCTGCTTCTCTTTTCGCTAAGAAGCATCTCGGCCACGCTACCGTCACTAGTAGATTACAGATCCTTGAGTTTGGCAGCGGAGAGTATGAACCTGGATCGAATGTTGCAAATTTGAAGGTTGCAAGTAGACAGCTTGATGTACCAAGATGGTGCTCTGCTGACGTACATTTTGTTAGCCTTGCTCAGGCGAGTACGCGTACGATACGTATTGTGGGTTCTTGCAATGGGTTGATTTGTCTACAAGTCTCAAGGGGATTGTTTCTGTTATGGAACCCTTGTACTAAGAAACGAAGATGTTACCCCAACGAGATACTCCACCGGGGGGTTGGACGTTTTATGGCTTTGGTTATGATTCTGCCGGCGAAGATTACAAGGTCATAGTGGGCGCTCTATATGAAAGATATATTCATAGTGTTAAAACGGGTTCATGGAGGAAACTTGAAGGTCTTGATGAGCCTGTTCACTTTCAAATTCAAGGGAATATTGGGTGCTTATTTAACGGTGCTCTACATTGGTTAGGGTTTAAACAAGAGGAAGGGACATATAGTGTGGAATAATCTCT of the Fragaria vesca subsp. vesca linkage group LG6, FraVesHawaii_1.0, whole genome shotgun sequence genome contains:
- the LOC101300087 gene encoding F-box/kelch-repeat protein At3g23880-like, which translates into the protein MAYKEHQLVPSDGGVAERPRFICAVQDVIEEILPRLPVKSLLRFRCVCKSWRALISASLFAKKHLGHATVTSRLQILEFGSGEYEPGSNVANLKVASRQLDVPRWCSADVHFVSLAQASTRTIRIVGSCNGLICLQVSRGLFLLWNPCTKKRRCYPNEILHRGVGRFMALVMILPAKITRS